One region of Nitrospira sp. genomic DNA includes:
- a CDS encoding P1 family peptidase → MRSRRRVALAVAVCLAGLSGWSMAGAAEGTDARQRVRELGIIVGNYAPGQFNAITDVPGVRVGHQTLISGEGALKPGQGPVRTGVTVIVPREDVWHKKVAAGSFVLNGTGEMTGLAWVAESGFLEYPIALTNTLNVPRVANGVMSWMIKQYPAIGIEDDTLTPVVAECDDGRLNDIQGRHVSEQDVIAALDSANSGPVKEGTVGAGTGMVSYGFKGGIGTASRALPEKEGGYTIGVLVNANHGRRPELVVGGVPVGKQYAAPQAVAEALSPGQSEGSIIIVIATDAPLDGRQLTRLAKRAALGLARTGSTARHGSGDFILAFSTANVIPHYPKEPTYTLTHLADTHLNPMIAATVEATEEAILNALTMATTMVGRDDHRVEAINLDRLRALASGSRP, encoded by the coding sequence ATGAGATCTAGGAGGCGAGTGGCGCTGGCAGTAGCCGTTTGCCTCGCCGGACTGAGCGGCTGGTCGATGGCGGGCGCGGCAGAGGGGACCGACGCGCGACAGCGAGTGCGCGAGTTGGGAATCATTGTCGGGAACTATGCGCCCGGTCAATTTAACGCGATCACGGATGTGCCTGGCGTCCGAGTTGGGCACCAGACCCTCATCTCCGGGGAGGGGGCGTTGAAGCCGGGACAGGGGCCGGTCCGCACGGGTGTGACGGTCATCGTTCCGCGCGAAGATGTGTGGCATAAGAAGGTGGCGGCCGGCTCCTTCGTCCTCAACGGCACGGGAGAGATGACCGGTCTGGCCTGGGTAGCGGAGTCGGGTTTTCTGGAATATCCTATCGCGCTGACGAACACCCTCAATGTGCCGCGGGTGGCGAACGGCGTCATGAGCTGGATGATCAAACAATATCCGGCGATCGGCATCGAGGATGACACGCTCACGCCGGTTGTGGCCGAATGCGATGACGGGCGCCTGAATGATATTCAAGGCCGCCACGTGTCTGAGCAGGACGTCATCGCTGCGCTCGACAGCGCGAACAGCGGCCCGGTCAAAGAAGGAACTGTCGGGGCCGGCACTGGCATGGTCTCGTATGGGTTCAAAGGCGGAATCGGTACGGCATCGCGCGCATTGCCTGAAAAAGAAGGCGGCTATACGATTGGCGTGTTGGTCAATGCGAACCACGGACGGAGACCGGAACTTGTCGTGGGAGGTGTGCCCGTTGGGAAACAGTATGCAGCGCCTCAAGCGGTAGCGGAAGCCCTCTCGCCCGGCCAGAGCGAAGGCTCGATCATCATCGTCATCGCCACCGATGCTCCGCTCGATGGTCGCCAGCTCACGCGTCTGGCCAAGCGGGCCGCACTCGGCCTCGCCCGAACGGGTTCGACCGCACGCCATGGCAGCGGCGATTTCATCCTCGCCTTCTCCACTGCCAATGTCATCCCGCACTATCCCAAAGAACCCACCTATACACTGACCCATCTCGCCGACACCCATCTGAATCCCATGATCGCGGCGACGGTCGAAGCCACTGAAGAAGCCATTCTCAACGCTCTCACCATGGCGACGACGATGGTCGGACGCGATGACCATCGCGTAGAGGCCATCAATCTGGATCGGCTCAGGGCTTTAGCATCCGGATCACGACCCTGA